One genomic segment of Komagataella phaffii GS115 chromosome 4, complete sequence includes these proteins:
- a CDS encoding Protein involved in DNA replication yields MAPPRRKRIIEDSSDEEIEDVDFHASSSNSMRSSPPPPATLGLPPSSPTLPFDDDEQEIGEEEIPIIDEEEVDEEDDAEDLIGDNMFDDYRQNRDQDHYDIDQIDDNEYEQMDPEERRKVDKLLNEKDRLQKQALAADRDIYLGDGADMDVEIDTRTGLPVQSRRRRTAYDDDRLGHDDDDLEDIDPLAEELTLESLADVKAESILQWILTPNVNRTIARELKSFLLEYTDENGRSVYGARIRALGEVNSESLDVSYTHILESKAILALFLASCPDQILQIFDVVAMEATELHYPDYAQIHSEVHVRITDFPNISSLRELRETHLNALVRVTGVVTRRTGVFPQLKYVKFDCLRCHMVLGPYIQDSTQEVKVSYCTNCQSRGPFKMNAERTLYRNYQRITLQEPPGAVPPGRLPRHREIVLLWDLVDAAKPGEEVDITGVYKNSYDGALNAHNGFPVFATVIEANCLRRRDASGSTNPALDSSGSVPWTDEDESQIIQLSKQRGIVDKIIGSMAPSIYGHRDIKAAIACSLFGGVPKDINGKHSIRGDINVLLLGDPGTAKSQILKYVEKTAHRAVFATGQGASAVGLTASVRKDPVTREWTLEGGALVLADKGTCLIDEFDKMNDQDRTSIHEAMEQQSISISKAGIVTSLQARCSIIAAANPVGGRYNPTMNLAHNVNLTEPILSRFDILCVVRDLVDPSVDERLAKFVVDSHIRSHPHDDANDSDDSEGEIEGDRTVSQVQHDVSVNKGKRERRQQLQREKENQISPIPQDLLVKYIHYARTKLYPKLTQMDRDKVARVYADLRTESITTGSFPITVRHFESILRIAESFARMRLSEFVSSSDLDRAIKLSIDSFVGTQKLSVRKQLQRSFMKYTLPK; encoded by the coding sequence ATGGCTCCACCCCGTAGGAAACGTATTATTGAAGACTCGtcagatgaagagattgaagatGTCGACTTCCAtgcctcttcttcaaactcaatGCGTTCGTCACCACCACCACCTGCAACATTGGGATTACCTCCATCGTCACCTACCCTTCCCTTTGATGACGACGAACAGGAGATTGGAGAGGAAGAGATACCCATCATTGACGAGGAGGAGGTAGAcgaggaagatgatgctgaGGACCTGATTGGAGACAATATGTTTGACGATTACCGCCAAAACAGGGACCAAGACCACTACGATATAGACCAGATTGACGATAATGAGTATGAGCAGATGGACCCagaagagagaagaaaagttgACAAACTTCtgaatgaaaaagacagaCTACAGAAACAAGCTTTAGCTGCAGACAGAGATATTTATCTTGGTGATGGTGCTGATATGGATGTTGAGATTGACACCCGAACTGGATTGCCAGTGCAAtctagaagaagaagaaccGCCTATGACGATGACAGATTGGGAcatgatgatgatgacttggaagatattgacCCGTTGGCGGAAGAGCTGACTCTTGAATCGTTGGCCGATGTCAAAGCTGAGTCCATTCTCCAATGGATTCTGACTCCCAATGTTAATAGAACTATTGCGAGAGAACTGAAATCATTCTTGCTTGAGTATACCGACGAAAATGGCCGCTCCGTATACGGTGCAAGAATTAGAGCTCTTGGTGAAGTTAACTCTGAAAGTCTGGATGTATCATATACTCATATTCTGGAAAGTAAAGCTATTCTGGCTCTGTTTTTGGCCAGTTGCCCagatcaaattcttcaaatatttgatgtTGTAGCTATGGAGGCTACAGAATTACACTATCCAGATTATGCGCAAATTCATTCCGAGGTACATGTTCGCATCACAGACTTTCCAAACATCAGCAGTTTGCGTGAGCTAAGAGAGACACATTTAAATGCTCTAGTTCGTGTTACTGGTGTAGTCACAAGGCGAACTGGTGTGTTCCCACAGCTGAAATACGTCAAGTTTGACTGCTTGCGTTGTCATATGGTTTTAGGTCCTTATATTCAAGATTCTACCCAAGAAGTCAAAGTCTCCTACTGTACCAATTGCCAATCTCGTGGTCCTTTCAAAATGAACGCAGAGCGTACATTATATAGGAATTATCAGAGGATAACTTTACAAGAGCCTCCAGGAGCTGTTCCCCCAGGAAGACTACCCCGCCACAGGGAAATAGTGTTACTATGGGATTTGGTGGACGCAGCCAAACCGGGAGAAGAAGTTGATATCACTGGTGTTTACAAGAATAGTTATGATGGTGCATTGAATGCACACAATGGATTTCCAGTGTTTGCCACGGTCATTGAAGCAAACTGCCTGCGGAGAAGGGACGCTTCTGGATCTACCAATCCAGctttggattcttcagGATCGGTGCCCTGgactgatgaagatgaaagcCAAATTATTCAGCTTAGTAAACAGAGAGGTATTGTGGACAAGATTATCGGTTCCATGGCTCCCTCTATATATGGACATCGTGATATAAAAGCCGCCATTGCTTGCTCCTTGTTCGGAGGTGTTCCCAAAGATATCAATGGTAAGCATTCTATTAGGGGTGATATCAATGTTCTTTTACTGGGTGATCCAGGTACGGCTAAATCTcaaatcttgaaatatGTTGAGAAAACTGCCCACAGGGCAGTGTTTGCTACAGGTCAAGGGGCTTCTGCGGTGGGTCTTACTGCAAGTGTCAGAAAGGACCCAGTTACGCGTGAATGGACTTTGGAAGGAGGTGCATTGGTTCTTGCTGATAAGGGAACCTGTCTGATAGATGAGTTTGACAAAATGAATGACCAAGATAGAACATCCATCCATGAAGCCATGGAACAGCAGTCCATTTCCATCTCAAAAGCAGGTATTGTCACTTCGTTACAAGCCAGATGTTCTATAATAGCAGCAGCTAATCCTGTTGGTGGAAGATATAATCCGACTATGAACTTGGCACATAATGTCAATCTAACAGAACCTATCTTATCCCGTTTTGACATCCTTTGTGTTGTCAGAGATTTAGTGGATCCATCAGTTGATGAGAGATTGGCAAAGTTCGTGGTAGATTCCCATATTAGATCCCATCCACATGACGATGCCaatgattctgatgataGTGAgggagaaattgaaggtgaTCGAACTGTGAGCCAAGTACAGCATGATGTGTCTGTAAACAAAGGAAAACGTGAGCGCAGACAACAGCTACAGCgtgaaaaagagaatcaaaTTTCACCTATTCCTCAGGACTTACTGGTTAAATATATCCACTATGCAAGAACAAAATTGTATCCTAAACTAACACAAATGGACCGGGATAAAGTAGCAAGGGTTTACGCTGACCTGCGTACTGAGAGCATTACTACCGGTAGTTTCCCTATTACTGTCCGTCATTTTGAGAGTATCCTACGAATAGCAGAGTCCTTTGCACGCATGCGGCTTAGTGAGTTCGTTTCAAGCAGTGACCTAGATCGAGCTATCAAATTGAGTATTGACAGTTTTGTCGGAACTCAAAAACTGAGTGTTAGGAAGCAGCTGCAACGTAGTTTCATGAAATACACACTTCCCAAGTGA
- a CDS encoding Evolutionarily conserved subunit of the CCR4-NOT complex involved in controlling mRNA initiation: MYPQRQVYNDPQVQSQLPQRGFGYPSNVVNSGLTSDTAPIQTTMAASLSAGPPGGIATNIPGGVPAGTSSGPPPGASVSSGGAPNTNKALNDEKVYAWILELAYGPNKEQALLELGKKRELYDDLALVLWHSFGVMTSLLEEIVAVYPLLSPPQLTTPISNRVCNALALLQCVASHPDTRNAFLNAHIPLFLYPFLNTSSKQRPFEYLKLTSLGVIGALVKNDSPEVVSFLLTTEIIPLCLKIMESSSELSKTVAIFIVQKILFDDSGLAYVCQTFERFSAVSNVLKSMVEQLVLQPAPRLLKHVVRCYLRLSDNVDAKKALKECLPEPLKDGTFSSVLVNDAATKRCLSQLLVNVSQE, from the coding sequence ATGTATCCCCAACGACAGGTATACAATGATCCACAAGTACAGTCGCAACTTCCCCAAAGAGGGTTCGGGTATCCTTCCAACGTTGTCAACTCGGGCTTAACCAGTGACACCGCTCCAATTCAGACAACTATGGCGGCAAGTCTTTCTGCAGGCCCTCCAGGAGGTATTGCAACGAATATTCCCGGAGGAGTACCCGCAGGAACATCATCAGGGCCTCCTCCAGGAGCCTCTGTGAGTTCTGGTGGAGCTCCTAATACTAACAAAGCTttgaatgatgaaaaagtttACGCATGGATTCTGGAGTTGGCCTATGGTCCGAACAAGGAACAAGCACTTCTAGAACTTGGTaagaaaagagaattgTATGACGATTTGGCTCTAGTACTTTGGCATTCATTTGGCGTGATGACTTCTCTCttggaagagattgttGCCGTATACCCGTTGTTGTCACCGCCCCAATTAACTACACCTATATCAAACCGAGTATGCAATGCGTTGGCCCTTCTACAATGTGTGGCATCTCATCCAGACACTAGAAATGCATTTCTGAACGCTCACATTCCATTATTTTTGTACCCTTTCCTTAATACCAGTTCCAAACAGCGACCATTTGAGTACCTAAAACTGACCTCACTAGGAGTTATTGGTGCTCTTGTTAAGAACGATTCACCAGAGGTAGTGTCCTTCTTACTTACCACAGAAATTATTCCTCTATGCCTCAAAATCATggaatcttcatcagaacTGTCTAAGACAGTTGCCATTTTCATAGTACAGAAGATTCTATTCGATGATTCCGGATTAGCATACGTCTGTCAGACTTTTGAACGCTTTTCTGCTGTTTCCAACGTTTTGAAATCAATGGTTGAACAGCTAGTGCTTCAACCAGCCCCACGCTTGCTCAAACATGTGGTACGATGTTACTTGCGTCTATCTGATAATGTTGACGCCAAGAAGGCTTTGAAGGAATGTCTACCTGAGCCACTCAAAGATGGGACGTTCAGCTCAGTATTGGTGAATGATGCGGCTACAAAAAGATGTCTGTCACAGTTACTGGTAAATGTCTCCCAGGAGTAA
- a CDS encoding Gamma subunit of coatomer, a heptameric protein complex that together with Arf1p forms the COPI coat, with protein sequence MSTLSYKKFEDSDSGVLPDKMTVFQDCLQAFNASPVQAKRCRMLLARLLRLLYSGDSFPSTESTTLFFSISKLFQHKDVSLRQMVYLTIKELSKTSEDVLMVTSSIMKDAQNGDITYKPNAIRTLARVLDASTVNATERLFKNSVVDKNQSISSAALISSYHMLPVAKDVVKRWTNETQGTISASKVFLTSPVANHEQYGSQNLSSFIYQYHALGLLYHLRNHDKMALMKMIQSLSSNNVLKHPAALVQLTHYIAKVLETDSSLAGNFESYFEIALQNRSDMVALEAVKTIVTIPALSGLIVKAIYVLDTFLSAPRTVVRFAAVRLLNKISLTNPENIVVCNGSLEGLINDSNRAISTYAITTLLKTGNNDNVDRLIKTIAGFMDDISDEFKIVVIDSIRSLSLKFPEKHKSMLSFLNDRLREEGGFNLKNSIIEAIFDVIKFVPESRESCLEKLCEFIEDCEFTELAVRILHLLGNEGPKTSKPTLYIRHIYNRVVLENSIVRSSAVIALSKFALIGDASINKSISILLTRCLNDVDDEVRDRAALALKLLSTEKFDEARAFIDPGFSYSLPILEQKLAQYVNGDEESFNVPFDGSNIPKISEDEARAYEYKEKLNSIEESIQKESKQPKEEVSEFAKHNLLQQQYAQELSSIPELAAYGDLLRSSHVVDLTEKETEFVVTCVKHIFAGHIVLQFNVENTLTDLQLDNVTMVSEPDFEEFVEDFVAPIESLKPQTTGSTYVSFTRSETLEGCLFTNNLTYIAKEVDPATGEAAEGDEGFEDEYRVESVDIVPGDFIVPSFAGNFTSVWDSLPNPCSSVFNLSDAKGIADVVAKLIKDSSMSPCDSSELVGSHASHTLKLFGKSINNENIAAVIRFVYKESVGVMVKVEAKSVNAELGTFFANEIIV encoded by the coding sequence ATGTCGACTCTGAGCTACAAGAAGTTCGAAGATTCGGACTCAGGAGTTCTCCCTGACAAGATGACAGTCTTCCAGGACTGTCTGCAGGCTTTCAATGCTTCTCCGGTTCAGGCAAAGCGTTGTAGGATGTTGTTGGCCCGTCTTCTACGCCTTTTATACTCTGGTGATTCGTTCCCATCTACAGAGTCGACTACATTgttcttttccatttccAAGTTATTCCAGCATAAAGATGTATCTCTACGTCAGATGGTGTACCTCACGATTAAGGAACTCTCCAAGACTTCTGAAGATGTATTGATGGTTACATCTTCCATCATGAAGGACGCGCAAAATGGTGATATTACTTATAAACCCAACGCTATCCGAACGTTAGCAAGGGTTTTGGATGCATCCACTGTCAATGCCACTGAGAGACTTTTTAAGAATAGCGTAGTGGATAAGAATCAAAGTATTTCGTCTGCTGCGTTGATATCTTCGTATCATATGTTGCCGGTTGCTAAGGACGTTGTCAAACGCTGGACTAACGAAACCCAAGGCACTATAAGTGCATCCAAAGTGTTCTTGACATCACCTGTTGCCAATCACGAGCAGTATGGATCACAAAATTTGTCATCGTTCATCTACCAATACCACGCTCTTGGGTTGTTGTATCATCTTCGAAATCATGACAAGATGGCattaatgaagatgatccAATCTCTAAGCTCAAATAACGTTTTGAAGCATCCTGCGGCTTTGGTTCAGCTTACTCATTATATtgcaaaagttttggaaaccGATTCTTCTCTTGCAGGAAACTTTGAATCATACTTTGAGATCGCCCTTCAAAACAGATCTGATATGGTGGCCTTAGAGGCCGTGAAGACGATTGTGACAATCCCGGCATTGTCAGGTTTGATTGTTAAGGCTATTTACGTTTTGGATACTTTTTTGTCTGCTCCTAGGACTGTTGTAAGATTTGCTGCCGTTAGATTACTCAACAAAATATCTCTTACTAACCCAGAGAACATTGTTGTATGTAATGGGTCCTTAGAAGGCTTGATTAATGATTCAAACAGAGCAATTTCTACTTATGCCATTACTACACTTTTGAAGACTGGTAACAATGATAACGTTGATAGATTGATCAAGACTATTGCTGGATTTATGGATGATATATCTGATGAATTTAAGATTGTGGTCATCGACTCAATTCGTTCTCTTTCACTCAAGTTCCCAGAAAAACACAAGTCAATGTTGTCCTTCTTGAACGATAGACTTAGGGAAGAAGGAGGcttcaacttgaaaaactctATTATCGAAGCTATTTTTGATGTCATCAAGTTTGTTCCAGAATCCAGAGAATCTTGCTTGGAGAAGCTATGTGAGTTTATTGAAGATTGCGAGTTCACTGAACTGGCTGTGAGGATCTTGCACCTTTTAGGTAACGAAGGTCCAAAAACTTCTAAACCAACGCTTTATATCCGTCACATTTACAACCGTGTCGTATTGGAGAATTCCATTGTTAGATCATCAGCAGTTATCGCACTTTCGAAATTTGCCCTAATCGGAGATGCTTCAATAAACAAGAGTATTTCTATCTTGCTTACTAGATGCCTCAATGACGTTGACGACGAAGTCAGAGACAGAGCAGCACTGGCCTTGAAACTTCTTTCAACTGAGAAGTTTGACGAAGCCCGTGCATTTATTGACCCTGGATTCAGCTATTCTTTACCTATTCTGGAACAAAAGCTGGCTCAATATGTGAATGGTGACGAAGAATCGTTCAACGTTCCTTTCGATGGATCTAACATTCCAAAGATCTCAGAAGACGAGGCTAGAGCGTATGagtacaaagaaaaactgaACTCTATTGAAGAGTCGATCCAGAAAGAAAGCAAACAACCTAAGGAGGAAGTCAGTGAGTTTGCCAAACACAATCTATTGCAACAACAATACGCCCAAGAACTTTCAAGCATTCCTGAGTTGGCAGCCTATGGTGATCTTTTGAGATCGTCTCATGTTGTCGATTTAACAGAAAAGGAGACAGAATTTGTTGTCACATGTGTAAAACATATTTTTGCGGGTCATATTGTGTTACAGTTCAATGTTGAGAATACGTTGACAGACTTACAATTAGACAATGTAACAATGGTGTCTGAAccagattttgaagaattcgTCGAGGACTTTGTTGCTCCTATTGAAAGTCTTAAGCCTCAAACTACAGGATCCACTTACGTCTCGTTTACCAGAAGTGAAACCCTTGAGGGCTGTCTGTTCACCAACAATTTGACCTATATTGCCAAGGAGGTTGATCCTGCAACAGGTGAAGCAGCTGAGGGTGAtgaaggatttgaagatgagtACAGAGTCGAGAGTGTAGATATCGTTCCAGGAGACTTCATAGTGCCATCTTTCGCAGGTAACTTCACTAGCGTGTGGGATTCGTTACCCAACCCCTGTTCATCGGTATTCAATCTTTCTGATGCCAAAGGAATTGCAGATGTTGTTGCGAAGTTAATCAAGGACTCATCAATGTCGCCCTGTGACTCTAGTGAGCTAGTCGGCTCGCATGCAAGTCATACCCTGAAATTATTCGGAAAGAGTATAAACAACGAAAACATTGCAGCCGTAATCAGATTTGTATACAAGGAATCTGTGGGTGTTATGGTTAAGGTAGAGGCTAAATCTGTGAATGCTGAACTCGGcactttctttgcaaaCGAAATTATTGTTTGA
- a CDS encoding uncharacterized protein (P-loop ATPase with similarity to human OLA1 and bacterial YchF), with protein MPPKKHIEEKKVLLGRPGNNLKSGIVGLANVGKSTFFQAITRSPLGNPANYPFATIDPEEARVIVPSPRLDKLTEVVKPKAKIPAFITVYDIAGLTKGASAGEGLGNAFLSHIRAVDAVFQVVRCFDDAEIIHIEGDVNPVRDLEIISNELRLKDIEFAQKHLEAVEKITKRGGQSLEVKQKRDEAEFVKKLIALLEDGQRVANQNWGPKEVEIINSMQLLTAKPSIYLINLSEKDYIRKKNKHLLPIKQWVDKYSPGDVIIPFSVCLEEKLSQMETDEEREEELKRLGTTSALPKIITIMRKTLGLISYFTCGPQEVREWTIREGTKAPQAAGVIHNDLMNTFILAQVQKYEDLIEYGDEAAVKAAGKLQQKGKDYVVEDGDIIYFRAGAGKN; from the coding sequence ATGCCTCCAAAGAAGCACatagaagagaagaaagtaCTGCTGGGACGTCCTGGAAACAATTTAAAGTCAGGTATTGTCGGTTTGGCCAATGTTGGTAAGTCAACTTTTTTCCAAGCTATTACCAGATCACCTCTTGGAAACCCAGCCAACTACCCATTTGCTACCATCGACCCCGAAGAGGCCAGAGTTATTGTCCCATCTCCTCGTTTGGACAAGCTGACGGAAGTTGTCAAGCCTAAGGCTAAGATTCCTGCCTTCATCACTGTCTACGATATTGCAGGGTTGACTAAGGGTGCTTCAGCAGGTGAAGGTTTGGGAAACGCTTTCTTGTCTCACATTAGAGCAGTTGATGCTGTCTTCCAAGTTGTCAGATGTTTCGATGATGCAGAGATTATTCATATTGAGGGTGATGTTAACCCAGTTCGTGACTTGGAGATTATCAGTAACGAGTTGAGACTCAAGGATATTGAGTTTGCTCAGAAGCATCTGGaagctgttgaaaagatcactAAGAGAGGAGgtcaatctttggaagtaAAGCAAAAGAGAGACGAGGCTGAGTTTGTTAAGAAGCTCATAGCccttttggaagatggtCAAAGAGTGGCCAATCAAAATTGGGGACCTAAGGAAGTTGAGATCATCAACTCGATGCAATTATTGACAGCTAAACCTTCCATCTACTTAATCAACCTTTCTGAGAAAGACTACatcagaaagaagaacaagCACTTGTTGCCCATCAAGCAATGGGTTGACAAGTACTCCCCTGGTGACGTGATCATTCCATTTTCTGTTTGtttggaagagaaactATCACAGATGGAGACTGACGAAGAGAGGGAAGAGGAGCTGAAGAGATTAGGCACCACCTCCGCTCTTCCCAAGATCATTACTATTATGCGTAAGACCCTAGGATTGATTTCCTATTTCACTTGTGGTCCTCAAGAAGTAAGAGAATGGACGATCAGAGAAGGTACTAAGGCCCCTCAAGCCGCTGGTGTCATCCACAATGATTTGATGAACACCTTCATTCTGGCCCAGGTTCAAAAGTATGAAGATTTGATTGAATACGGCGATGAAGCTGCGGTCAAGGCTGCTGGTAAACTTCAACAGAAGGGTAAGGATTACGTTGTTGAAGACGGTGACATCATATATTTCCGTGCTGGTGCTGGTAAGAACTAA
- a CDS encoding Copper-binding protein of the mitochondrial inner membrane, with the protein MLGRTRIPLRLRAPLGVPFRQVYRPISISHALLQEQKKQEGLNTTDGAETPKRKPLSRIPIGAIPEGNSQKIGSTGTVEFSTWKAVVLFAVVGTVVTFFFKKEKKRLELQKEADQNRGMGKPLVGGPFDLIDTNGEQFTQEKLKDKFSLIYFGFTHCPDICPDELDKLGLMLDELKSKYNIQIQPIFITCDPARDSPAIIKEYLKDFHPDIIGLTGTYDKIKECCKNFRVYFSTPRDVKAGQDYLVDHSIFFYLMDKEGEFIDVLGRQYDASGAVEKIKGHIDAYVPKDQRDKQKNSWYGFLFK; encoded by the coding sequence ATGTTGGGTCGTACTAGGATTCCTCTTCGCCTGAGGGCACCGTTAGGCGTCCCTTTTAGGCAGGTATATAGGCCAATATCTATTAGCCATGCGTTGCTTCAGGAACAAAAAAAGCAGGAAGGTCTAAATACTACTGATGGTGCTGAAACCCCGAAACGAAAGCCCCTATCCCGAATTCCTATCGGAGCTATCCCTGAAGGTAACAGTCAAAAGATTGGTTCCACTGGAACTGTTGAATTTTCCACTTGGAAAGCTGTGGTGCTTTTTGCAGTTGTCGGAACAGTCGTCacatttttcttcaagaaagaaaagaaaaggctAGAGCTTCAAAAAGAGGCTGATCAAAATAGAGGAATGGGTAAACCCTTGGTAGGTGGTCCATTTGATCTAATAGATACAAATGGTGAGCAGTTTACTCAAGAGAAGTTGAAAGACAAATTCTCTCTAATTTATTTCGGATTTACCCATTGCCCCGATATTTGTCCTGACGAATTGGACAAGCTGGGCTTAATGTTAGACGAGCTAAAGAGCAAGTATAATATTCAGATTCAACCTATTTTCATAACATGTGACCCTGCGCGGGACTCCCCTGCCATTATAAAGGAGTATCTGAAAGATTTCCATCCTGACATCATTGGGTTGACCGGAACTTATGACAAGATCAAGGAGTGTTGCAAGAACTTCAGAGTTTACTTTTCCACCCCCAGAGATGTCAAAGCTGGACAGGACTATCTTGTTGACCATTCCATATTCTTCTACTTGATGGACAAAGAAGGTGAGTTCATTGATGTCCTTGGCCGTCAATATGATGCGTCGGGAGCTGTCGAAAAAATCAAGGGTCACATCGACGCCTATGTTCCCAAAGACCAGAGAGATAAACAAAAGAACAGTTGGTACGGTTTCTTGTTCAAATAG